The Myroides fluvii region AAACATATATAAAATAAATAACACAAAATACAAGACAATATGGCAATTTAATAAAACCACAAGGTCATGAAAATTTATTTTTTTTAACATTTCAATCCCCTCTTTTTTTGGTCTTTTGCTATCGAACAAGGGCAAAAAATAGGTATAAAAAAGAAAGAATCTTTACTGATTGCTTATCTTTTTCGTATATTCTGTAGGAAAAATTCCCGTTCCATTTGATTAATAATTACATTTGTTCGAAATCAACAGACGATGACGGAACAAAACGACGATAATTCAGGAGTACAGCGCAAACTCAAAGCTCGACACTTAACTATGATTGCCATTGGCGGATGTATCGGTACTGGTTTATTTATGGCCAGTGGGGAAGCCATTCACCAAGCAGGACCAGGAGGGGCGGTATTAGCCTATGCAGCTATTGGGGTCATGGTTTATTTTTTAATGACATCTCTTGGAGAAATGGCAACCTATTTACCTGTATCCGGATCCTTCAGTACGTACGCTTCCCGTTTTGTAGATCCTTCTTTGGGCTATGCTTTGGGTTGGAATTATTGGTTCAATTGGGTGATTACTGTAGCTGTTGATGTATCCATTGCCGCTTTAGTTATTTCGTATTGGGAGCCTCTGAGTTTTCTTCCTCCCTGGGCCTGGAGCTTACTATTCTTTGGTATTATAGTAGGATTAAATACACTATCTGTCAAAGCTTATGGAGAATCTGAATATTGGTTTGCTTTTATTAAAGTAATAACGGTCCTTGTTTTTTTAGGCGTGGGTCTATTGACTATTTTCGGAATTTTGGGAGGTGAATACATTGGTTTTAAAAACTTTACCATTGGAGATGCTCCTTTTATAGGAGAAGGATTCTCAGGTAAATTCCTCACGGTTTTGGGGGTCTTTCTTATTGCGGGATTCTCGTTTCAAGGAACAGAACTCATCGGAATCACGGCAGGAGAATCTGAAAATCCAGAGAAAAACATTCCCAAAGCCATCAAACAAGTTTTTTGGCGCATCCTCATTTTTTATATCCTATCTATATTTGTCATTGGCTTAATTATTCCCTATACAAGTCCAGAACTTTTGGGCGCAGATATTACTGAGATTGCTAAATCGCCGTTTACTTTAGTTTTTGAAAAGGCACATTGGGCCTTTGCAGCTGCTTTAATGAATGCGGTAATCTTAACCTCTATCCTCTCTGCGGGAAATTCCGGTATGTATGCCTCAACGCGTATGTTATATGCCATGGGAAAAGATGGCATGGCTCATCGTTCATTTGGCAAAACCAATAAAAATGGAGTCCCAATCCTTGCATTATTAGCAACTGCATTCGTTGTATTACTTATTTTCATCATTCAATCGGTTACCCCCCAAGCAGTAGATTTTATTTTAGCTGCCTCGGGTTTAACTGGATTTATCGCTTGGTTGGGTATTGCTATTAGCCATTATCGCTTCAGACGCGCTTACCTTGCACAAGGCAAAGATCAAAAACAATTAGTATATCGCGCTAAACTTTTCCCCTTTGGTCCCATTTTCGCTTTTGTTCTCTGCTTGTTCGTAATTATTGGACAAGACAGCAAAATGATTTTAGAAGGAGTTGTCGATTGGAACGGAATCTTCATTACTTATATGGGTATTCCCTTTTTCTTGTTCTTCTATTTCTACCATAAATTGAAGTACAAAACAAAAGTAATTCCATTAAAAGACGTTGATTTAAAGAAATAACACTTTCGCAAAGAACACAAAGCTCCACTCCCCTCCTCTAATGGAGGGTTGTAACTCGCTGCTTACCGAAGAATAATGTTACACTTTTGCACGATGCTGTAAGACAAAATCCAGTACTTCCATTTTACTCTTATTGTCCTTGAAAATGTCCTCGTGAAAGTTGCTTAACTTCGTTAGCAAAAAAAGCAAACTTTGCTTTTCAGTTACGTGTAAATCACCATTAATCATTTGAGCGAAATACTGAATTTCCCCCATTTGACTTGTTACTTCACGTTGCCCTAATGCTGTAATTTCGATGATTTTACTTCTTTTATCAACTTCAGAATCTTTTTGGCGTACAAATTCAAGTTGAATCAATCGATTGATAATTTGCATACCTGTTGGCTTTTCTTGTGCGCTCAAGCGGATTAACTCCATTTTTGTCATTTCGCCATGTATCCATAAGTTGAGTAAAACAATCCAATTATCTTGGGTGGCTATAGCCTTATCTGCCAATAGAGATCGCCAATACACCTTGCTGTAGTTCGCTATTTTTAACAAAGCTAAAGCGATATGCTGTTCCGTAGTTACTTTTGTGTCTTGCAGTGCGGTGTCGTCCGCTACTATAGATTCTTCCTTTTTCTTGTGAATCCAGGTTTTAAATCCCTCAATATTTTGGGGATAGGTCGGCACTAACCCTCCCTCCGTTTCTTTTTCAAACTCAAAAAGAAGATGTATAAACTCAATTAGTAATTTGTGGTTCATTTTAACCTAAAACATTTAAATAACACAAGGCAATTTGCTTAATTGCCTAATCAAATATATAGATTTAAAAATATCAGCTCTTTTACTGTATATTTACCAAATAAAACTTTATTCCCTTATTTTTACCAATACTTATTTCATTCTACAACACTATATTTAGTGTTTACGCCCAAACATTCTCAAATTGCGAATATTGTGTTTTTATAAAAAAAATAACATTAACTTCATTTAGAAGTAATACTACTGAGAAACCTACCTTTTTTCTATTTTTGACTTCTTGTTTTCACATCTAGTAGGAGATTGCAAACACAACTCCCCCATCATATTGGTCACAAAAGAGAAAAGTCCTACCTTAGTACACGATAAAATTAATCACACAATAGCATGAAAAAAATACACTTACTTGCTCTGGCTATACTTTCGAGTAATTGTCTACTTGCGCAACGCAATTTGACTATACAAGAAGCAACCTTGGGGCAGTATACTTCTTTTGCTCCTGCAAAGATTACACAACCTAGCTGGAAA contains the following coding sequences:
- a CDS encoding amino acid permease; the encoded protein is MTEQNDDNSGVQRKLKARHLTMIAIGGCIGTGLFMASGEAIHQAGPGGAVLAYAAIGVMVYFLMTSLGEMATYLPVSGSFSTYASRFVDPSLGYALGWNYWFNWVITVAVDVSIAALVISYWEPLSFLPPWAWSLLFFGIIVGLNTLSVKAYGESEYWFAFIKVITVLVFLGVGLLTIFGILGGEYIGFKNFTIGDAPFIGEGFSGKFLTVLGVFLIAGFSFQGTELIGITAGESENPEKNIPKAIKQVFWRILIFYILSIFVIGLIIPYTSPELLGADITEIAKSPFTLVFEKAHWAFAAALMNAVILTSILSAGNSGMYASTRMLYAMGKDGMAHRSFGKTNKNGVPILALLATAFVVLLIFIIQSVTPQAVDFILAASGLTGFIAWLGIAISHYRFRRAYLAQGKDQKQLVYRAKLFPFGPIFAFVLCLFVIIGQDSKMILEGVVDWNGIFITYMGIPFFLFFYFYHKLKYKTKVIPLKDVDLKK
- a CDS encoding MarR family winged helix-turn-helix transcriptional regulator; amino-acid sequence: MNHKLLIEFIHLLFEFEKETEGGLVPTYPQNIEGFKTWIHKKKEESIVADDTALQDTKVTTEQHIALALLKIANYSKVYWRSLLADKAIATQDNWIVLLNLWIHGEMTKMELIRLSAQEKPTGMQIINRLIQLEFVRQKDSEVDKRSKIIEITALGQREVTSQMGEIQYFAQMINGDLHVTEKQSLLFLLTKLSNFHEDIFKDNKSKMEVLDFVLQHRAKV